The Pseudanabaena sp. FACHB-2040 genome segment AGCGCTAGCGACAACTACTGCCGGCTCGTAGCCCAGTTTTAAACAACTCTAACTAACTTGAAATAGTATGTCTGCTCCATTGGTTTCCATTCTAATTAGTAACTATAACTATGGCTGTTATATTGCTGCCGCTATAGATAGTGCCTTGGCCCAAACTTACCAAAATACTGATTTAAGAATTTACGACAGCAATCAGGGTAGCCGTAGACAGGATAAGCCACTCGTTAAAGCAGTCAGAAGTACAACTATGGCTTATCCAGTGGTTAACTAAGATACTAAGCCATTCAGCTGTTTCTGTTGGTGTAAGCCCCTTTCTTCAATCTGAGGTAAATCATGAGCAAACCACACCTCCATCTTAGTTTTTTCTTGCCTCCTCTAATTGGCGCAGGCGGAGAGCGAGTTGTTTTAAGCCTAGCCAAGGTTTTTGTTGATTGGGGCTTTAAGGTCGATCTTGTAGTTCCAGAGACATCTGGGCGTCACGCAAAATTCATGAAAACCGTTCCTGAAAAGGTGCGGGTAATTGATTTGGCAACTCCAAAGACCAAAACCGTATATCTCAAAAAGCTTTTTAAGCTCAAGCAGTACCTAGAGGCTGAGAAGCCAGATGTGATGCTAGCAAATGTAGACTATGTGGGAGTTGCCAACTTCGCTAGACAGATTTCTAAATCTCAAACCAAGATTATCCAAGTCGTACACTCCAACTTGTCTCGTGAGTTTGGCACTATCCCCGGCATTGGGCAGAAAGTAAAGCCCCTGTTTGTCAAATGGTTTTATCCTTCCTCCGATGCAACGGTGGCGGTTTCTAGGGGAGTTGCTGAGGATTTAGCTGAAATGTCGGGTATTGCCCTAGACGATATTCAGGTGATCTATAACCCTGTCGTTACCGCAGAACTACCGGTTCAAGCTCTTGAACCCATTGACCACCCCTGGTTCCAGTCTAACGAGGTGCCGATTGTTCTGGGGGCAGGGCGTTTGATGTATCAAAAAGATTTTGCCACCTTAATTCGGGCTTTTGCCAAAGTACGTCAAGATCGGCCTTGCCGACTGGTCATTATTGGAGGAGAAGATGAATTAAGGCCCGAATTGGAGGGGCTGATCCGCGAATTGGGTTTAGAAGCTGACGCCCAGTTGCCAGGATTTGCAGCCAACCCTTATGCCTACATGGCAAAAGCTTCTGTCTTTGTCTTGTCCTCCCGGTATGAAGGATTTGGCAATGTTTTGGTTGAAGCGATGGCAACCGGTACCCCCGTGGTGTCAACCGATTGCAAAGATGGCCCAGCAGAAATCTTAAAAGACGGCGAGTTTGGCAGGTTAGTTCCTGTTGCTGACCCTGATGCCTTAGCGACAGCAATCTTGCACACGCTAAATCATCCGCTGAGTGCTGACATTCTCAAGAACCGGGCTCAAGAGTTTTCTGCTGAGAGAATTGCTGGCATCTATTTAAGCGCTATCGAAAAGACCTTGGCATAAGCCCAAAGCTTGCATTTATCTACTTCCAATTTATCAGGGCGAAACCCAAATTAGATGATAGGGTAAATCTTGAACAGCGCAAGAAATCTAAGAGCCAGCCCATGAGTCAGACTCTCTCTTCGCCTGCTGCTAAACTTCCTAAATCTTTACCCACTCTTGGGGAAAAACAGGGCAAAGCACTCCTCTTTGCCTGGGTTATTTTTCTGACGCTAGGTCTTTTGGTAAAAGCAGGCAGTGTACTTGCGCCTATTTTTATGGCGGGCTCAGTAGCAGTTGGCTTATTTCTCTATTTTAGAGCGCCTGTTCTATACGTAAGCTTCACCTGGTGGATGATTTTTCTAGGGTCCTTAATCCGAAAAATCATTGATTATCACAGCGGTTTCGTTACCTTTGGCAGATGGGGCTTGCCTGCACTGTTGGTTGCCTCCATTTCCATAATTACTCTCTGTAGAGAATTGCCTAGGGTTCATAGGCAGGGTGGTCTCCCTTTTATATTGTCTCTGTTAGGGCTGGCCTATGCCTTCTTAATTGGCATCACCTATGGACGATTGGATCTCAGATATATTTTGACGCTTTTGGAGTGGCTAGCGCCGTTGGCTTTTGGATTTCATCTCTTTATGCAGTGGCGCGCCTATCCAGAATACCGGCGGAGTATCTCTAACACCTTCGTTTGGGGTACTGCAGTAATGGGAGCCTATGGGCTCTACCAATACTGGATGGTTCCTGCTTGGGATGCATTTTATCTTAGATACCTAGAGGTATCTTCTTTTGGCCAAGCTACTCGGTTCGGGTTGCGGGTCTGGGGTACATCTACCTCTCCCCAAGAATTTGCAGCCATTCTTTTAGCCGGGGGAATTGTAGTTTTTAGCGGCAAGGGTTTAAGTCAAATAGTATCGGCGGGAGCGGGATATCTTGGGTTTCTCTTGACAATGGCTAGAGCTGGTTGGCTCGGCTGGTGTGTTTCCTTCCTAATGTTCTTGCCCTCTATCAGCCTACGCCTTCAAATTCGTCTGCTCATTAGTATCATAGCCATCTCTCTAGTTGTCACACCATTTGCCAGTTCGGGCCCCCTTGGAGATGCAGTTAACCAGCGGATAGAATCGTTTAGCAATGGCCAAGACGATACCAGTCTGGAAGCCCGAAGAGAAGGGTACAACGACCTTATGGATGAGGCGCTTTCGCAGGTGGTGGGCCAAGGGTTTGGTGCTGGCATTCAAAGCGACAGTATTGGCGGCAGTGATACTGCAATTTTGCCGCTGCTGTTTTCCTTTGGCTGGATTGGCAGCCTACCTTTTTTGAGCGGCATTGTCTTAATGCTCCTCAAGATCTTTCAAGCCAATCAACTTCGGTTTGATGCTTTTGGGAGTGCTTCAAGGGCGATCGCACTTGGCATATTTTCTCAGATTGCCTTTAACCAAATTTTCTCAAACGTATTTGCCTTCACACTATGGGGCTTCTTAGGTATCAGCATGGCAGCGGCTAACTATTATCAGTTTAGAGGCTCAAACAGTTTGCTCAGATAGCAAGCTGACATAGAGAAAACTTTGCTGTAGCCAATTGCCGTTCAATAATTACTATTCAGTATGAGTGAATTCTATGCAAACTCCTGTCTCTCTTGCCAAGGTAAGCATTGTCGGTAACCATTGGTTTCCTAGTGTGCCTGGTGGGCTTGATCGATATATTTATGAGCTTGCTTATGCCTTGATTGATCTTGGGTGTGAAGTTGATCTTGCAGGCATTGGGCTGCCTACGCAATCTCCAGTTCCTGGCCTGAAGCTGACAAATTTAGCTTCGCCCGATCAATCCCTGCCAAAACGGCTTTGGTCTGCTGGCCAGACCTACCGGAAAGAGAGAGACGCCACTGTTGATGTCGTAAATCTCCATTTTGCGCTCAACAGTTTTCCTCTACTGCCCTATCTACCTGCTGAGGTACCTGTCGTTGCAACGTTTCACGGCCCCTGGTTTCAGGAGAGCCAGCAGGAGGGAGATCGGCAACTAGTTGTTTTTCTAAAGAAGCAGCTTGAGCGCCTGGTTTACCGCAAGTGCGATCGCTTTATTGTCTTGAGCAAAGCCTTTGGCGAAATCCTGCACCAGGAGTTTGGCATTGCCTGGGACCAGATTAATGTGATCCCAGGGGGCGTAGACACCCGCCGATTCTGCATTAGCCTGAGTCGGCAGCAGGCTCGTGAGCAGTTGGGCTGGCCGCAGGACCGCTTTATTCTGTTTACGCCCCGGCGACTGGTACAGCGCATGGGACTGGGGCAACTGCTTGATGCGATCGCACCCCTAGCCACCCAAGGCCAAGACATCTGGCTGGCAATCGCCGGTAAAGGCCCCCTCAAAGACCGGTTAGAGGAGCAAGTGAGGGAACTGAATCTGCAGAATCAGGTCAAGTTTCTTGGTTTCCTGCCCGATGATGACCTGCCCATTGCCTACCAGGCCGCTGATCTAACAGTCATGCCCAGCCAGTCTCTAGAGGGGTTTGGCCTGGTGCTGCTGGAGTCTTTAGCCTGCGGCACCCCTGTTCTCTGTACCCCTATTGGTGGAATGCCCGAGGTGATCCAGGCGTTTTCGCCGGAGCTGATTACGACAAATGCTACTGCAGTAGGACTGCAAAATTCCCTTGATAAAATTCTGACGGGCGCAATTGCCCTGCCTAGCCGAGAGGCCTGTCGCACCTATGCTGAGACGAACTTCAACTGGACCCAGATTGTGCAACGGGTGCAAAGCGTTTTAGTTGGGAGTAACAGTAGCACTTTCTAAATCTGCTGAGGGATAAGTTTAGGATCCCTCGTTGCCCACCTTAGTGAGGGATTATCAGAAGAGCTTTACCGAGGGGACTGGGGGATCTTACAAACGCAACTATTGTTTAACATCTATAAGGTTTTATGCTTAGCTTTGCTGCCGTTGTTTGTACCTACAATCGCTATGCTCTCCTAGAGCAAAGCCTGAGCCACTGGAGCCAGGCTAGTCGACTGCCCGATCAGTTCATTGTGGTCGATGCCACTGAAAATGCTGCCAGCTACCGCGATCGCCTGGTCGAAAAGTTTCCTCAGCTGTTTTCCCAGCCCGAGAGTCAGTACATTGTGACTGACCGGCCCGGCCTCACCCGCCAGCGCAACGTTGGCCTAGATGCGGTCAAAACCGATATTGTCTGTTTTGCTGACGACGATACATTCATCACGCCCAGCTACATTGACAAAATCTTGGAGGTTTTTGAAAAAGACACAGCCGGTTCCATTGGCGGTGTCAATGGGGTGGCTGAAGGTCAGTTTGACAACTGGCCCCAGAGAACCTACCGAGAGTTTCGCAACTATGTGCGCCACCACTATGGGGGGCAGCTGCAGCGCATTCACCTGCCTCAGCACTACACTCACCTGTTTGACCCCATCCCCACGCCGCTGAAGGCTCTGCCGCTGATCCATATCGATCGGCTGTGGGGAGCCAATATGAACTACCGCACTGAGGCTCTCAAAGGGCTGCGGTTTGATGAGAATTTTCAGCGCTACGGCCTGTTTGAGGATGTGGATCTGTCAATCCAGGTCGGCCAACGTTATAAGCTGGTGTGCCGCCTAGACGCGGAGCTAAGCCACGACTTTAAGCTGGGAGAAAGCACCCGGCCCAACGACGCCAAATATTTTCTCTTCTCGTGGCTCAACTCGGCCTACATCATTGAAAAGCTGCTGCCCTACGACGAGAGCAGACAGGCCCACCGCAACCTCTTCAACTTAACTCGTTTCCTTGCCAAGGCTGCTCCCAAGCGACTCTCCGCAGGCCGGCTTAAAACGTTGGGAAACGACCCGCTTATTAGCTCAGCAGAGCAGCTGATCAAATCGCTTCAGGCTTGCAATAGCAAGGAGCAACTTGAGGAGACCTTTGTTCACCTCCAGAGAGAGGTTAGCCAAGTTGACAGGCTCCAGGAACTTGTTAATTCCCCTTAGTTAATTCTCCTTGAAAGAACACACGGCGATTTCTAGTTTAATGAGGTGAAAGGAGCCACAGAATGGAATATCCACTCGCTTCGATTTTGATCTGCAACTATAACTATGGCGGGTTTATTCAGCGAGCCATCGACAGCGCTCTTGGGCAGACTTACCCAAACTTTGAAGTCATTGTTGTAGACGATGGCTCAACCGATAATTCCCGGCAAGTGATTGCAGGCTACGGGGATAAAGTAGTCGCCGTGTTTAAGGAAAACGGGGGCCAGGCATCCGCTTTTAACGAAGGATTTGAGCGCAGCAAAGGCGATATTGTCTTCCTGCTAGACTCTGATGACTGGTTTTTGCCCAACAAGGTGGAGCGGGTAATCGAAACCTTTAAAAGCAATCCGGAGATTGGATGGTGCTTTAACTCGCAGGTTGAAGTGGATGTCTTAACCGATCAGGTGATTAAGCGAACTGCAGCGCCTGAGACCGGGGAACCCGTTGACCTGCGGGCAGCGATTATTCAATTAGGTCGAAAGCCCTATTTTGCGCCTGCAACCTCTTGCACCAGCTTTAAGCGCACTGTTCTGAGCTCAATTCTGCCGATGCCAACTGGACAATCTGTGGTGCTGAGCGATAACTACATTAAGTTTGCTGCCGTCTCATTAGCCAAGGGGTACTTCTTAAATGAGGACTTAACCTGCATGGGAATACACGGCAGCAATATCTATACCCGTAGCAATACCAAAGACCTAATTCACGCTAAAGTCGATATCTTGACGGCTTTTTGGCTACGGCAGAACTTTCCAAATATTAAAAACTTTACCAACCGGCTGTTTAGAACGGGGCTGGCCTACTATTGGCGCTGTGGCAAGCAGGATGAAGACTGCCGATCTATCGTGAAGCAGTATCTATCTCTAACCCAGATCCCGGAGAGAATTGAAATTTTGGCAGTTGCGCTTCTACATTACAGCAACGCGATGGGTGTGCTGCGACGCTTAAAGGCTTCGTGACTACCAGTTTTCGTAGAGGGGATCGACACACCTTGAAGCTTTTCTTTATTGATCAGAGTGGCAACCTAGGGGGCGCGGAGCTGTGCCTAGCCGATATTGCTCAGTCTTTTGAAACGCCCGTGCTGATTGGGCTGCTGCAGGATGGCCCCTTTCGCGAGCGGCTTGAGTCGCTGCAGGTGCCAGTGCAGGTGCTCACAAAGCAGGCCTTACAGGTACGCAAAGAGAGTGGTCTGGCGGCGGGTCTAAAAAGCCTGCAGCAGCTCATTCCCCTGATTCAAAAAGCGGCTCGAACGGCGGCTGACTACGATGCGATCTACGCCAACACGCCTAAGGCGTTAGTAGTAGGGGCGTTGGCCAGCGCCCTCAGTCGCCGCCCGCTGGTCTACCACCTGCACGACATTATTGCTCCTGAGCATTTCAGTAAAACCAACCGGCAGCTGCTGATCTTTTTGGCCAATCGCTTTGCCCGTCTAGTGATTGCCAACTCCAACGCCAGCAAGGCAGCTTTTATTGAGGCGGGAGGACAGGCCGACAAGGTTGAGGTGGTCTATAACGGCTTTGACCTGGATGCGTATCCGGTAGCGGTGGCCCTAGAGGAGCCGAGGGCGGCGCTGCGGCAGGAGTTGGGGCTGAGCAATCGCTTTGTGGTTGGCCACTTTAGCCGCCTAGCTCCCTGGAAGGGCCAGCATATCTTGCTAGAAGCGCTCACCCATCTACCGGAAGATGTGGTGGCGCTATTTGTGGGCGATGCTCTGTTTGGCGAAGATGCCTATGTTGAAGCGCTGCACCAACAAGTCAAGGACCAAGGCCTGAGCGATCGCATTCGCTTTTTGGGCTTTCAGTCAGACATTCCCCGGCTGATGGCGGCCTGCGACTTGGTGGCCCACACCTCTACTGCGCCAGAGCCATTTGGTCGGGTGATTGTGGAGGCTATGCTGTGCGCTCGGCCAGTAATTGCGGCAGCGGCGGGTGGGGCAGTGGAGCTGGTGGAGCCGGGCCAGACAGGGTGGCTGTGCCCGCCGGGGGATGCTGACAAGCTAGCAGCGCTGATCTTGAGCTGCCGGGATCAGCCTGAGTTTACTCAAGCGGTAGCGCAGCGGGCAGACCAAACGGCCCGGCAGCGGTTTAACTTAACTGAAACTAATCAGCAAATTCGGTCTCATCTGCAGGCTCTTTTGGAGCGTTAATTCACAGTAGAGTCTCGTTCTAATCACCATGATAGAAAATCAGTCTCTTTTAAAGGTGAAGCCCGCTTTTTTGTTTCTGCTGCTGGTCGCATTTACCTACACGGTTCTCTTTTTTGCGATGGACCAGCTGCGCGGTCCGTTTTGGATTGATGAGGCGTGGTTTTGGGAAACGAGCCAACAGTTTAGCCAAAGCCTGATCCCAACGCTGGATCAGCTGCGCAACTACAACGAGCTGAATACGCCGCTGCCGTTTATCCTCTACGGCATGCTGGAGTATTTGTTTGATGATGGCCTGTTTGCGGGCAGGCTTCTAAACTTTTTGCTGTCGATAGCAATTGTGTTTTTGATTGGCTGGCCAGGGCAAGGCAAGCGCTTTAAGCCAATTCTCGCTGTGCTGGGCCTATTTTTATTTCCCTATTTTTTGTGGCTAAGCGCCAGATTTTATACAGACCTGATTGCCTCTATCTTCGCGCTGCTGGGCGTTGTGTTTTACCTGCGCAAGCAGCCCATCGTTAGCGGGCTGGTTTTTATTCTGGCGATCGCATCTCGGCAATACATGGTGGCGTTTCCGGTTGCGATCGCAGCCCATGAGCTAGTCATTGCCATTCGTTATCGGCAGCGGCCTAGCCTCAGCTTTTTTCTGCCCTTTTTTGCGGCGCTGTCGCTGCTGGGGTGGTTTGTGCTATTTGGCGGGCTGGCCCCGCAAAATGCACTGGCTTCGCGGCCGGCTCCAGATGTGCAGTATTCGTTCTGGGCCTTGTTGCCAAGCAGCAGCATATTTTTTCTATCCAGCATTGGGCTATCTTTTGTGATTCCAGAGTTTCTGCTGCTTTACCGCAGGCTCGACTGGAGCGCTGTTTTTTCTAAAAAGTCGCTGCTGATTGCAGGCGGGCTGCTGCTGCTGTTTATCATCTTTCCGCCGCCCGAATCAGCTAAGGGATTGGTGTGGCGGGTGGCCGAGGCTCCAGATGGAGTGCTGTTCATTCCCCGCCTGACAATTCAGCGGGGCGTGTATTATGGGCTGGCGCTCTTGACCTGCCTGCGGTTCTCTAATTTAGGCTTGGGGGGGTGGATGGTGCTTTTCAACGCCCTGATCATGCTCAAAGCTTTTCCTTGGGACCGCTATTCGCTGCCGCTGATCATTGTCCTGTGGTATTTACAGTCAAAGAACCAGCTAGATCATCCTCTCGCAAGATCTCCAGTGCCTGCCCCTGAGAGGGTAGAGGAAGCGCCCCCTCCAGCCAAGACTGGAATCGCGTGAGGGACAGGAGCGTGCGAATCGGTTAATGGTGCTGGCAGCCAGCGCCATTACAGCCATTTTTGCCTGCATTCGC includes the following:
- a CDS encoding glycosyltransferase family A protein; this encodes MEYPLASILICNYNYGGFIQRAIDSALGQTYPNFEVIVVDDGSTDNSRQVIAGYGDKVVAVFKENGGQASAFNEGFERSKGDIVFLLDSDDWFLPNKVERVIETFKSNPEIGWCFNSQVEVDVLTDQVIKRTAAPETGEPVDLRAAIIQLGRKPYFAPATSCTSFKRTVLSSILPMPTGQSVVLSDNYIKFAAVSLAKGYFLNEDLTCMGIHGSNIYTRSNTKDLIHAKVDILTAFWLRQNFPNIKNFTNRLFRTGLAYYWRCGKQDEDCRSIVKQYLSLTQIPERIEILAVALLHYSNAMGVLRRLKAS
- a CDS encoding glycosyltransferase, with product MLSFAAVVCTYNRYALLEQSLSHWSQASRLPDQFIVVDATENAASYRDRLVEKFPQLFSQPESQYIVTDRPGLTRQRNVGLDAVKTDIVCFADDDTFITPSYIDKILEVFEKDTAGSIGGVNGVAEGQFDNWPQRTYREFRNYVRHHYGGQLQRIHLPQHYTHLFDPIPTPLKALPLIHIDRLWGANMNYRTEALKGLRFDENFQRYGLFEDVDLSIQVGQRYKLVCRLDAELSHDFKLGESTRPNDAKYFLFSWLNSAYIIEKLLPYDESRQAHRNLFNLTRFLAKAAPKRLSAGRLKTLGNDPLISSAEQLIKSLQACNSKEQLEETFVHLQREVSQVDRLQELVNSP
- a CDS encoding O-antigen ligase domain-containing protein, which gives rise to MVKAGSVLAPIFMAGSVAVGLFLYFRAPVLYVSFTWWMIFLGSLIRKIIDYHSGFVTFGRWGLPALLVASISIITLCRELPRVHRQGGLPFILSLLGLAYAFLIGITYGRLDLRYILTLLEWLAPLAFGFHLFMQWRAYPEYRRSISNTFVWGTAVMGAYGLYQYWMVPAWDAFYLRYLEVSSFGQATRFGLRVWGTSTSPQEFAAILLAGGIVVFSGKGLSQIVSAGAGYLGFLLTMARAGWLGWCVSFLMFLPSISLRLQIRLLISIIAISLVVTPFASSGPLGDAVNQRIESFSNGQDDTSLEARREGYNDLMDEALSQVVGQGFGAGIQSDSIGGSDTAILPLLFSFGWIGSLPFLSGIVLMLLKIFQANQLRFDAFGSASRAIALGIFSQIAFNQIFSNVFAFTLWGFLGISMAAANYYQFRGSNSLLR
- a CDS encoding glycosyltransferase family 4 protein — its product is MQTPVSLAKVSIVGNHWFPSVPGGLDRYIYELAYALIDLGCEVDLAGIGLPTQSPVPGLKLTNLASPDQSLPKRLWSAGQTYRKERDATVDVVNLHFALNSFPLLPYLPAEVPVVATFHGPWFQESQQEGDRQLVVFLKKQLERLVYRKCDRFIVLSKAFGEILHQEFGIAWDQINVIPGGVDTRRFCISLSRQQAREQLGWPQDRFILFTPRRLVQRMGLGQLLDAIAPLATQGQDIWLAIAGKGPLKDRLEEQVRELNLQNQVKFLGFLPDDDLPIAYQAADLTVMPSQSLEGFGLVLLESLACGTPVLCTPIGGMPEVIQAFSPELITTNATAVGLQNSLDKILTGAIALPSREACRTYAETNFNWTQIVQRVQSVLVGSNSSTF
- a CDS encoding glycosyltransferase produces the protein MKLFFIDQSGNLGGAELCLADIAQSFETPVLIGLLQDGPFRERLESLQVPVQVLTKQALQVRKESGLAAGLKSLQQLIPLIQKAARTAADYDAIYANTPKALVVGALASALSRRPLVYHLHDIIAPEHFSKTNRQLLIFLANRFARLVIANSNASKAAFIEAGGQADKVEVVYNGFDLDAYPVAVALEEPRAALRQELGLSNRFVVGHFSRLAPWKGQHILLEALTHLPEDVVALFVGDALFGEDAYVEALHQQVKDQGLSDRIRFLGFQSDIPRLMAACDLVAHTSTAPEPFGRVIVEAMLCARPVIAAAAGGAVELVEPGQTGWLCPPGDADKLAALILSCRDQPEFTQAVAQRADQTARQRFNLTETNQQIRSHLQALLER
- a CDS encoding glycosyltransferase yields the protein MSKPHLHLSFFLPPLIGAGGERVVLSLAKVFVDWGFKVDLVVPETSGRHAKFMKTVPEKVRVIDLATPKTKTVYLKKLFKLKQYLEAEKPDVMLANVDYVGVANFARQISKSQTKIIQVVHSNLSREFGTIPGIGQKVKPLFVKWFYPSSDATVAVSRGVAEDLAEMSGIALDDIQVIYNPVVTAELPVQALEPIDHPWFQSNEVPIVLGAGRLMYQKDFATLIRAFAKVRQDRPCRLVIIGGEDELRPELEGLIRELGLEADAQLPGFAANPYAYMAKASVFVLSSRYEGFGNVLVEAMATGTPVVSTDCKDGPAEILKDGEFGRLVPVADPDALATAILHTLNHPLSADILKNRAQEFSAERIAGIYLSAIEKTLA